AAGGAAGTTGCAACAGAGACCATCGGTACTACATTACAATATGTGTGTTGTATGTGCTCACTCTCTGGACATGCCTGGACCAAATGTAACAATTGCGAACAGTTAATCTTTGAAAGTGTTTAGGGTCAACAGTTACgtactgtatattgtattgtgATCCACTGTTACCTGATGTACAGgcctatatatataatatttcgcgtgaacagtattgcatcacctgtcggtaaacaataaatgaaatcaaatattgttATTGGGTCCTCACTttaaaatcagcgccctcaaccgtGACGgggatcacgatttcaacttgtATCTCTGTACTGTTCATGGATaatatcatggaagtataaagggtttatacttccatgataatATAAACCACttgcttttattttttttagacacTGATATGTGCTGACTCTCCAGTAGTTCCATGCAGCAAGTTGATtgaatactttttaaaaattgtgaTGAACctttcatatttaattttttttttcaaaagttgtACCATACCACATGTACACTGTTTGGTAGTGTCTATAGTGTAATGAAGATCGATGGAGTAGCTGTAGCGGTTTATTCGCTCCGTCTCTGTCCTccgcttgtttgtttgtttgtttgtttgtttttgcaaaCCCCGTCGtaagaaaatttcaaaaaataaaataaaaaacgaAAAATGgtaaataacacaaaataagaTATTAAAAACGAACAAAAACGTAATGCAATTACAAACAAAGCTACATTCATTGCAGCTAGACTTTGTGATAGCATAGTCTGTAACTGATGACTACACTAAGTTATTTGAATGTTGAaagtgtgacctttgaccccgtGGTTGTAATCCTGCCTGACTTTTGTCTACGAGGCATGACCAGCCGCGTGATAAATTTACTTTCTCGTTGAGCAGTCATACGTCATGTTAGCAAGTCAATGCTTTCCGTGTCCCGTGTCTTTGGGCTAGGCTTCTCtcgaaatttatttaaagtcacatatattatatgatagctgatatagtacagttgatttgtgtatgaaatagtgaaatttcccataatgcccaCATATTTATGTGTCTCCTGGGCATAAAAGACGaaattcatatttaaaaaagtgaaatatatcataataGCTTATGTTACGGATgacaaaatataactttttaatattcgctaaatttggatgttttgcgaggtcaccgtgaactctcagctcagtgtcataaattatacttagaacaaatgtttgcatttcgcgaatagtattcttctaagatgacaacattaagctATTATAAGATCaactgtcaaataatgacttattacagacagttggaagaacgatgacgtgatcacattgtttagctagttttcatatttgtcaatatcatttgcattgaattaaggcgatggcaacacttccgttttagtcatttatggtgctgattagtttatcacccaatcatttgagtattgtatattttatgtttataagaatttaatggaatgGAAAGTTCggattcattttttctttggAAGAGACGATCTGAGGCCAGGAGCTTCCATCTGCTCCGTGGCtacttctaaatgatccaggttaaccatggacattgtgtgtagtttgagctaattccctttcaAGTCCAAGTGGATCCCGTGTACGGAGTGGAGAGatcgagcgagagagagaggagggttACGTTAACAGTAGAGGTCACCTCTCTATTTGTTACACTTATATGTATGAAGCCTACAAGATGAATAGTTTGCACACTTGACTGTTTGCAAGAAAACGTATGTAAAGTTTCATCGAACTTATAAACattcctataatttcctaaataCTGTTTTGCCTGCTGGATAAAAAAGACGAAATGTATTCGATGCTGCGTATATCATATGATAGTTGACATGGTATTTTACCGCCGGGAAGGCCTACTGTGCTGTGTACACGTATACACATAGCTATAAATAATTATGAAGCATGCTACGTGAATACTGTGCACACTCTTTTAGCATGGGGAGAAAATAGTTGTAATGGttaaaacatgtaaatatcacatttcataggactatttttgtttaaaaactAAACTTACTTTGAGTAAGGCAAGGTCCACATCTGTAgttttgttgtcatttaaaCAATATGAATAAGCTAGAGGGCTtgatgttcaaggtcaaaggtcacatctgTCTGCTGCGATCCAGTGCTGGACGAGCGTCTGCGTGCTTTCACTTCGTTCTTCCAACACTGACAGCTATTCCACCATATTGCATTCCTTCTTTTTAACCATAGAGAGCCAAGGAGTATAACTCAATTCAAGGTAAGCGGTATTCGTTATTTGGTTGAACGTTGTTGTAAGTTCATGGTATGATTGTACATTAGTTTCTACATGGGATGTACTAGAGCTTTGATTTGTTATGCTGGATACGCCATTCAAAGTTCTTGTAGTTACACTGTTACAGACGTAGACCCTCGTCTGCTCTGCCTACAGTTACTGTCTACACTGGTGAAATCTGATAGGCCTATGTAAAACAGCGCATCTTTATATGACATACCAGAGAGATATACACTCTGTGTAACACACAGTGTACAAGTTTGTCACTATTCATGAAATCGCGCTACAAATGGAGGAATTATAGATTCTATCGACATCATAGAGATGttctaatacattgtaaatagatAAACCCATGCCCGCGCCCGTGGAATCACACGATGAAATACCCACGATGGCCCCACTCAGAATTAGTTTATACAATGCACCCCCACAGTCACCTTTAAACAAGCATGCAGGTCCTCTCGGAAGCTTAGGCTAATTCTCACTTTgaaatttgattattttattttttgcaagTTTATTTGGCTTCAGACTGAGTTGATTCATTCCTGCTTGTCGATTTggggtatttttttttgtcgATTTAAGTTCTACAATTGTTGCAAAAAGTATGTGGTTCAATGATCTCGTGGGTCGCTATTATTTGAACAGGGAACAAGTAGACGATTAGATTAGGTCGGTAACAATCTATTACGTAACTATGCCGTTGCCGGACGATTAGCAGAGTTAATTGTAAGCCAATCATAAACTTGTTATCTCATCCTGTTATAGaaaaataaccatggcaacgaaAGAATTAGCAACAAAAGTTTGTATAATAACTGGAGCAAATTGTGGTATTGGTTTTGAAGCTGCAAAGATTATTGCAGAAAAGGATTATTCTGTCATTCTGGCTTGTCGTAGTAAAGAACGTGGAACTGAAGCCGAACTGAAGATTAAGGAACAACTCCCAGGGGTCAAAGTTGAATTTATGCAAGTAAGTAGTCTTTATATGTTATTTGCATTTTATTATTTGGTCAGCAGATGTTCTATTTTATCAAGAATTAATCAAGTAACATGATTAAGTTTACAACTGTCAAATTTGATTAGCAAATTTGATTTGCAATTTAATCATTAAATGataaatcaatgaaatattctatgttcattttcacaaatgtttgtaaaaaaaattttcaaGCTGGGTTTATtgatttaataaatattttgttgatgaaGTGATTGATTAATTCAATGTACATATGATAGGCTGAATTGATGattgatattgttatttattaatTGAGTTGACACTTGACAGCCAGATTGACTGATTGAATGGTTCATTAATTAATTGAGTTGATACTCAAGAGCAGGATTGGCCAATagtttgattgaatgattgacagGTTTATTAATTGAGTGTGTACATAAAACATAGTCTGATTGGatgattgatttgtttatttaacTTGATTGACAGGTTTATTGATTAATTGAGTCAATACTTTTCAAAGTACCACTCACCTAataaaagtatgtatatttcGTGCCTTTCTTTCACCAGTTAGATTTGGCTTCATTGGCGTCTATTCGGCAGTTTGCCGACAATTTCCATTCTACTGGCAGACCTCTCCATGTCCTGTGTAATAACGCTGGATTATTCACTGGTAAAGAAAGTGGCTTGAAAACACAGGATGGCTTTGAAATGACATTTGGTGTCAATCATTTAGGTAGGTCATAGGTCAACTGACATCATTTCCTCGTATGATTAATGATATTGTCGTAAAATGAAACTTTTATCATTGGTGACTTAAAGATTCACagatacaatatttttttcttgatcttGAAATAGCATGTTTTCTCTTCACACAACTAATATATGGGATGAGACCACTGTCAAGGTCTCCTAACAACTGACCTCTATAACAGCCAGCCTGGCCTAGGTAGTCAACATGCAAGTGTTCTCGGCCACCCAGAGGCTGTTATGGCCACCCAGAGGCTGTTATGGCCACCCAGAAGCTGTTATGGCCTATCTGTAGACTTGAACAACTATGGCTATTATATTCTGCTATTATAGTggagtagtgtagtagtgatagtggttcaagtctacatgtacaggtaGACTAAGGCTGTTAGTGTTACTGCGGCAACCCAACAACGAAAGATCGTGTCATAATGTCTCAATATCCTTCACTGGTTTGCAGTCTGTCTGTACTCAGGCTCAATACTAAGGAGAACCTCTGACATTTCATTGTCAACCATTGGTCCTTGGTTCATTCCGTAGCCGCTATATGTAAACAGAGTTTTTATAAGAGTGTCTATACGTAATTCTATGTTTCCCAAGTTCAGATGTTAAAAATGatcagttggttggttgaaaatgaaaaaaaaaaagtgtatgagtacatgtatatgttggtgatactttcatttcataatcatactttgaTGATCTGAATGACTTAgcaatgacaattaaagtcagaaggcaATGTTAAACCATTTGTTTGACCGAATTTCAACAACCAATGAAAATTTTTTATACAGGGCCTTGGTCGGTATAGGACCTGGGTTGGTATAGGGCCTGGGTCGGTATAGCACCTGGGTCAGTATAGGGCCTGGGTCAGTAGGGCCTGGGTCGGTATAGGGCCTGGGTCGGTATAGGGTCTGGGTCGGTATAGGGCCATAGTCGGTATAGGGCATGGGTCGGTATAGGGCCTGGGTCGGTTGAGTAAATAGAAACATAGATTCAAGTAAGGCTGCTCGAAAGGTCATACCTACCATTGATATTTCTAGCATACAAGCTATGCAGgaaatatcaaagtataaatTTCCATAAAGTGAGACAGCTATGCTACTTGTGAAGATTTGGTTGGTGTATAGTCGTACATGTTGTGAGTTCAAagtcatatcatttgcataattgtaatTGTCATTTTGAGTAAAGTAGAAACCCCCAATTTTTAACTAGATTTACACCATTTCGTTCCATTTTCAAACCAATGGATACAGAAAAACTAACTCCTGTATGAATAAGCTTACAGCAGTGTATGCAACATTTCTTactaatataaaacaaaaatatcttgCAAATTCTACAGGTCATTTTCTACTAACTCACTTACTGTTAGAAGACTTAAAGAAAACAGCAGAACAAGGTGAAGAAGCCAGGATAGTAGTAACAGCGTCAGAGATGCATAATCCGGATACGCCTCAAAAGATAGGTAATTAAACTATTCTTGTTTCATGGTAAATGTAGTCTCTAGTACTGTACGCTATGCCTTGATGGGGCGCCCTCGTGCATCGGCCAGCCACCTTCAGTGAGTGCCAGCTGATAGGCGTGGCATAACCCGACAGACTAGGTGAATGAATGCCATTGGGTAGTGAAAAACACATCTTGTAACGTTGCTGTTGTGGAGAAGTAGATCAGCCAGGCAACACTTTTTCATGCTTAGAATTTAGTACTGACCTGAAAATTGTCAGGAACACCTTCATGTACCTTTGTAACACCAAACAAGCTTAGCGATCAATAtcatattgttattttcagGTCAACCGGCTCACATCGATTTTGATAATCTGATGTTGGAAAAAAGTGACACCTATGACAACTTGCTAGCTTACAAAAACTCAAAACTGGccaatgttttatttacatatgaattAGCAAGACGTCTGGAAGGTAGTGGTATTACCGTTAATTGTCTCTGTCCTGGTAAGTGGAGTTTTTGTGAGTTGTGAGAAAGTGTGTCCAACAATGTTAGCAATTCTATTAAATTGCAAATTACAAATGCACATGTTTTCATTTGCATAGCTGACTAAAGCCTAGTAAAGGTGTTGACgttgataaaatattattagTCACATGGTCACGTAAAGGCCCACAATTCAATACCAGGTTCTCACTAATATTAGAGTGTGTGCCTCTCATCAGTGGAGACCTACTGATTAAACAGGATCATTTTATTTGCTTTGGACCAGCTTCATACTTTTGACCCTTTTACCATCGATTTCCGCTATTGTGGGAATGCACAAGTGCTAACCCAGCCATATACATTGTGACTGAGATTTTTCACCCAAGTCATGTAAATCCTAATTAAAACTGGGCCTTTCAGCTTAAATGTTTCTAACTTAAAGACAGCAATGTTGACATTTCTGTCTAGACTGCCGGGTGTTTTGTAACTCGAAATGTATGTCgttgaaatgtgtattttaacAATAGTTACATATCATGTTTAGGCATGCGCAGTATTGTTAGTTGAGGAGTTTTCATTGGCTTGAAAGAAATGCCATTCTTATAGAACAATGGTAAAGTAACCCCAGCACGTGATTGAATGTGATTGCCGTAGTTGTAAATTAACCAGGGCAAGACAGGGAAGAAAGCCTCAAAGGTTCATATTATCCCTTGTAGTGTTCATGTACTGGTCCAGTCTAATTTTAAGTCCACAACAGTTGTGGCTTATATGATGTATTCTGGTAAAATTGTTTCGTTGTCATATGACGCTCTGTGGGaagaaatattttctttcttttttagtGAGTGTCCTCTTGTCCTGTTGTTTTGGTGATGCTTGAATAATAGTtcctttttaatttttttgtcaaatctcttgaatgaaacaaaacacTTGAATTAAGTCACCTCTCCTCCTCTCTTCCAATGTAGTCATGTTAAGTGTCTTCAGTCTATCTGTGTTTCTTAAATTTCTCAGTTTTGGTGTCATCCTTGTCACTCTCCTTTGAATTTTCTTGAGGATGTCAATGTCCTTTTTATAGGGTAAACAAACACTACTGCCAATGTCAGAAACAAAAGTTATCCATTTTCTTTAATTAACATGGCATTATTGAAGCCTTAGAAAATTAATTAGTTCAAAATGTTATTGTTCTTTTAGGGTTCATTCCTGACACTGGTCTGTCTCGCAACAACAGTTTCTTCATgaaatgtgtgttttatttaatgACACCAATACTTTGGTGGAAAGGAGTGACACGACCCTTAGATGCTGGTGGACAAACTATTGCCACAGTAGCCACAGACCCAAGCTGGAAAGGTAAACCAAGTTTGAATTGTCAATAGCATACAAGACAAGCACTTACAAAATGTTTCGCTtataatttaaatatacaaCTGCAATGTGTAATGGGTTCCTTTTCCCAAACAGTGCATGAGATGCTTTGCAATAATTATACCcctgcaggggtgaacaaatctactggtcctgggtccaggactagtgatttttggggcggaccacacaaattttaccttgtctggtccgttggacagtaccttactgttaataactgtgttaaaaagtcgtctgaatatacagattcataggtcagatttaatgtttcacattagtgggacctTAGACCACTatttctttcagcaggaccacactggtctggggaccaccagttcacaaaatgatttgttcacccctgcccTGGCACAGATACACACTGGTACAGTGACCCATTAAATTTCTCATACTCCCTGGGGAGCACAccatccattgcagcctctgtaagcacATTAGATCAAAGCATTCACAAAATCACAATGCAACTATCCTGCTTGAACCATTTCAACTTCTgcagttttgaaaacaaaattagtaTTATATCAAAGTATCATGGCATTTAGGCCAAATAAATAAGTTgttttggttccggttacccgacccccgcctagtttttcacactgacccttaacttttttgtacatattcaagaaaaaaaataaaaattcatgaaaattgtgaagtctcacaagaaatagtggatgcagaaacagacatcaactgaaaaatacaatataaaactgttcttccaatctgtactgGCTGtgcatctgatgagaagaagccaataacacagagaccatactgaaaacaatggaaaacataaatacctaaactagacactcacatttgaaaaaaacaattaaaaaataaaataaaaaatctatgtacccaacctattttaaaattgaatgtaatcggaaccacacaaatttttttttaacgcCTTATTGTAGTTAACATCTTTGTCTGTTCCAGGAATTACTGGAAAGTTTTATGTCAAGACTGCTGAGAAGGAAAGTTCTAAGGATTCGTATGACAAGGATCTGGCTGACAAACTCTGGACAGTCAGTGAAGATTTGGTAAATTTAGACGCTAGCTACAAAATATCACAGAAAGTGTAAGAAGAGTATGTAATGAACTATATTAGCCATGGAGTGGACACATATGTGTAAATATTGCTatgattataaattatattatattttctcaaaatatatGCATTACTTCTAAATAGGAAACTTTTGAATCTTGAATCCTTGTCCATTTTAGAATTATGAAGGAATATCACGTAACTATAATTTACAGCACTTGAATTGTTCAAAAGTGtcggttttgttttgttttgttattttttttcatttatttttctttaaatattgACTTCCTACAAGATATTTATGTTATGTAGATGGAGCTGTTGATCAGCTGCATACCTGTTGATTCTATTTCTGATGGCATTTGAGTGTTACCTCCTGTAATGAGAGGTAATGTTATgggcctgtctgtctgtctgtctgtgtgtgtgtgtgtgtatctgtctgtctgtctgtctgtctgtcaaaggGATGTGATATGTCAAATATATTGCATCAATTCTAATAGAGCTTAATTATATGCAATCATGTTCTTAATGGTTGTGgtgaggggggtgggggggtttgTAAGAGAGTGAAAGACGCACCAGGAGTGCTATTACCAAGCAAGCCATTACCGAACTTTATTtaactataactatatataacagGTTACATCATTTGTGAGATTATTTAACCACAGAAATGGTCACATGATCAGGGAATGGCATTTATGATTATTACCTTTATTCCCGCAAGAGATTGTTTTAGACATTGAGTTTCCGACAGTTGTCACAGCAACCGATTAATAGTATAATTTGTTAGAAACAGTATGTAAAGTAATGCATCATGAAATCAAAGAACCCAGTAATGTGTTTGTTTCTCGTTATACTCTCAAACATGTGTGTCTTCCCAGGCAATCAAAGCATTGTCATCTTATTCATGATGTTATGTCATATTCCTTGTGATCTGTGATAGCAAAGCAGCTGTTGTTGAAGTGTGGTGATTTTTTTGGAAGTAGGCAGATGTCCTAAGTTTTCTTGGTTATGACATTCCATGTGCAGCTGCAGTTTTTTACAATATCCATGTAGAAAGCCATGGTATATGGCACTTCAGAGTCTGTGTTCAGAGTAAGTAATACCAGCTCTTTGATCAAATCAGCTTCCAGTGCTTCTCTTGCTTTCAAAAATGCTGTGCATGGCTCTGCATGTTTCCATCCATTATCtctgtgttcatttgatgtgaCTAAATACTATTGGGTAATTTCTCAAGAACCAGTGGCATGGGAAAGTCTTTGTACagatttttcattttccctCACATGGCCTTAGGTACAGGAATGCCAAAGTATCATTTGAGTTTCTTTGGCTATCTTAATAATAATTTGTGTGTGTCATTTGGGAAATCCCAGAGTGATTTCATCTGGGTTTGGATTAATCTTGAGGGCTCTGTGTATTCTAATGTCAGGagatcattttatttttatttttttgttccgAGTGGTAATTTATAGCCTTCATTTGTGTGATTAGTTTCTCCAGACAATTTGATTTGTAGATGTTAGTATTTCTGGATATCTCCAGGATTGAGGTTTTCTTTTTCCTCATGAGTATTTACCTCTATCCCTAGATTGTTTTGTGGCTGTGTTCAGTTTATCTAAATGTGTCATCACTATAGTGCAGTTGCCAGCAATTTTCCTACACCATCTGCACCCGGTATATCTATTGACTTTGTATAGGTCTGCCTTCCCCTAGTGTTACATGCTTGCTTGAACCCCTCTTCTATTCTAGCAGCAGCTATCACACTCTCCAAGGTTGCCCCTGGAAAATTGTTAACTTCcctttttaatttgatatcttGCAAAGCATCATACAAAGTGTGCATACATAATCTCTCTAATACAGGACCACGAGCATGTGGGTATGCTTTCAACAGTGTTTCTCTAATTCGCCATCCCAATTCCTTCAACCTCTGCCCTTTCTTTCGAGTAATTGACACTTCAGTATTTTCTCGTTCCTGCGTGTTTCTCTTCAAGTGGTAAAGAACTTCTTGTTGCTCCTCTGTAAATGTAACTCCAACCACTTTAAAAGGCAGTGTGTGTGGGTTTTTAGCAGAATACATATCGTCTTGGTTGGAAACATAAATGTCATCACCGGTCGCCTCACTGCTGCTGCTATATGCAGACTTAGCTGTTTGGCTACTCGATGATGAATTTGACACAGTTGAAGTGGTGCTGTTGTCATCTGGCAGATCACTATAAATGAAATCCCACTTCCATAGAACTTTGTAAGTGACATTGGCTATCTCAATGTCACAAACATCACATGGCAAGTCCACAGATAGAATTGCATTGTCTTCAGCATTGAATAGAACTGGCATGTTCATGCTTTCTTGGATATCCCCAGTCCTTTCACTAAATTGATTGTGAGCACGGGGAATAATGGAATAGTCCATCAGATCGTACCATCAATTCTTCTAATTCTAACACACAGGGAATTGCGTAATTGCTGTCTTGTTAAATGTCTCGTCAAGTCAGATATACTGGTCAAGTCAAGTTAGATATACTGATGTCAGCAAAAGGTGTGGTAATTTAAAGCGCTCTTGTCTATGCTGTAGCTATATGCTTTTGTTTCATCAAATTGTACTTGCAACAATTGTAATTTCAGTATGattttttcaaagtttaaaCATATAATGCATCTGACATTTTATTGTGCACCTGACATGCAGCAAGGAACCAGTTGTCCTCGTTTATTTTGTAGTCGGCTCATCATAGAGATGTAtgtgttctggagagtcatttcatgattttacatcacctacaattttGTCTTAAAAATAAAGTCTCTTGCGTGATAGTCTTTGCTATATGCAGCGAGATTTGTTGTCCCTTCCCGCGTGACTGACTGTTTCGTAACACTTGATAATATAAGATCAAACTACTCACTCTGATCTTTATCACAGTATTGCATTTCTGTACTCCTAAATATTCAGTTTAAAACCAGAGAACACACATTCCCGAGTTtctcatttcaaaatttactgtacattgtatcttcACGTAACAGTAATAATAACATGTACCTGTGTAAGTTAGTcacaaaaaacatacaaaaaaattaaaatataattatttccaCCACCCAACAATATAGAAGATTGTatttaaatatgaatttatCAACAACTATTGTGTATATGTCCTGTCTGGTAAAGTAGTCATTGTAATCAGATATTGTCTATTAACTATATACGACATTTAACCTATcctacataaaaaaaaactttaatcaatcaatcatttattCAGTACTGTTGGCCACCTGCCCAAAAATACAAAccttaaatatacaaaaatgaccTCTGCTAGCATGCACACTTCGTTCAGGTACAGCAAACCTGACGTTCGAAATTGTCCAGGAAATACTTCCTTACACGTCAAGGTTTCGCAAAGACCAGCTCAAATAATGTCAGTAGATATCCAGCTCCCTTCGTGTCCCTGTTAAATGCAATTTCATTACACGATTCCGCAGATAGTTTGGATTTTGTGGAGAGTTCAACTCCCGTCAATTCAATTGGACAATGGCCATCTTAGAAGTTTTTATTCCCGGGTCTTCATCACCGTGTTACATTTGCCGGACCTTTGGCAAGATACACCCGCGACTACCTCGACTGAAACAATTTTAACTTGTGAgcaataaaaaaacaataagtaACAATAAAAGACCTTTCGTATAGAGATTCACATTACCTGAGGTTCAGtgtcacataaaaatacaaTCAAAACTTGTGGATTACTTTAATTGCGTAATcagaataaaacaaaagttAGTACATAGAACCGCAATCAAATATACGTTGGGTCATCCCACTATGTCTTAAGGGGGTACAAATCTCATGGTATCAAATGGATCAcgagaaaatgtcaaatttgtcaAACCCATTGTATCTCAGAGTTTCTactaacatctttttttttaagtttagtAGCATAAAATACTTAAAGCAAGCAAGTAGTTTCATTGTATGGACTTAATAATAATAGAGGTATTTCAACATTCATTTAGAGAACAGGCTAAGAcaagaaataatataatatataaacagtGTACAACAATTTATAGTAAGGTTACTCATGCAAAGATATTATTACAAACAGTAAAAAGACAAGTTCCAGCATAGCTGTCACCTGGTGACATATTGTCATTGTCGGCTCTCAAAAGTGTATATATTTTAGTAACTGGATCAAAGACCACTTGTCTGTAGAATACATGAAGTGCCTTCTGCAATTGGTCCGCATATGTATCAGGTACTGTTATCTGACGATTGATATGTTTTCCAATATTTAGGTATTTCCTAGACACAAAGACAgcaattgtttttattgtagtgatatatactttaaaaaacaatgtaacTTGTCTGCTGTGATTGTTGTTGAGGAGTACATACAATTCCGAAAATAGATTTAGCTCACCTGAACAGTATTGTTGCCTTCAATCGCTTTCATGGATTGCACTGCCCTCCTTACTCCAATACCAGGAATTGACTTCAGATAGTCACATCCAGAAAGTACACAGATGTTTTGAAATTTCTCAAATGCGAAATCTAACTCTGGGAACGATTTGAATAAATTGGTTTGCTCTATGAGAGCTCCTACACCAGCATCAATGTCAAATTTGTAGATAACCTGCAAAACATGCAAGAAATGAAGACATAAAAAGATAAACCCTTCACCTCACACAAAATGCCAGTTATAGGCTGTGGTTCTGCATTTGTGTAATGTAATAATTCTCTGTGTATTAAAGTTAGTCACAAACATGAACAtcagtatgaaaaaaaaaatgtcttacTTTCGGTGTGCCATTGATGAGTAGGTCACTGTCTTCGGTAATTATGTAGTCAACAATTCCACATTTTAAAGCTAAATATGTCAATTTTGGATCCGCTTCATATGGAGCCACAAGGAAGTCAATATTGGCTTGTTGTAGGTGCTATGATAGAAGAAAGGAACAGTTTTCAGCAGAGTACATAACAAATGtttgtatatctgtgtatgATGTAATCAGTCTAGTAATTACTATTCAACTGGGagtcattttaatttgtaaattaacCAATATGGCACAATAGAAAAAT
This Glandiceps talaboti chromosome 13, keGlaTala1.1, whole genome shotgun sequence DNA region includes the following protein-coding sequences:
- the LOC144445119 gene encoding retinol dehydrogenase 14-like, which codes for MATKELATKVCIITGANCGIGFEAAKIIAEKDYSVILACRSKERGTEAELKIKEQLPGVKVEFMQLDLASLASIRQFADNFHSTGRPLHVLCNNAGLFTGKESGLKTQDGFEMTFGVNHLGHFLLTHLLLEDLKKTAEQGEEARIVVTASEMHNPDTPQKIGQPAHIDFDNLMLEKSDTYDNLLAYKNSKLANVLFTYELARRLEGSGITVNCLCPGFIPDTGLSRNNSFFMKCVFYLMTPILWWKGVTRPLDAGGQTIATVATDPSWKGITGKFYVKTAEKESSKDSYDKDLADKLWTVSEDLVNLDASYKISQKV